The following coding sequences are from one Melanotaenia boesemani isolate fMelBoe1 chromosome 19, fMelBoe1.pri, whole genome shotgun sequence window:
- the arid6 gene encoding AT-rich interaction domain 6 yields MAHRELQEDTTKNPVEEITEEQFLKNLYLFMKKRDTPIEKIPNLGFKQIDLFVMFKTVNDLGGYHQVTSHQLWKQIYNTLGGNPRSTSAATCTRRHYEKLLLPYECHLKGIMIGSVPQQHQPKPYRYSRDDDGGQRPSKRRLLSLQMHQGSHNYQSDPCGSLYPQHLHYPHYYHPNDQVLPPYAPMPHSGLTPHDSTVIKPQFPFQQSRPDSTDTVKEPLQQLRDLSEHYKFKTGLVEPLNLSVKASSRESNSNPVSSFSPPSSSKNPKFLNKPSSLYTPHHAGVLRNEGCEAQDGESSGEATASSCPVKAQEGHGLNTKALKPSDSPVYGPALTLEVDKNVSEMTQKPSSPKEDFATRPAGDRKAISELGGLGLSHILQSLPRQKDGKMEIEVPLSVLHNWLKLYQFPAAMHEVKELPDHEEPSVQTRRSDLDNLPYNLTFQLNPQQQSTSNKSPLSGGILKNASSQNLWSFEQQDTDKSYLTAKDLQDANKNESLAFPDLENCDSGPLKPQQDFASKFYGENTVHGETQKTRIVPSSLLKLNSNSATVLHFTNEEIIKLKKIISSSSLESDDTKTPTSH; encoded by the exons ATGGCACACAGGGAATTGCAAGAAGACACAACCAAAAACCCAGTGGAGGAGATCACAGAGGAGCAATTCCTGAAAAATCTCTACCTTTTTATGAAAAAGAGAGATACACCCATCGAGAAGATTCCCAATCTGGGCTTCAAACAAA ttgaTTTGTTTGTTATGTTCAAGACTGTCAATGACTTGGGTGGCTACCACCAG GTGACTTCTCACCAGCTGTGGAAACAAATTTACAACACCCTAGGAGGAAACCCTCGAAGTACAAGTGCAGCCACCTGCACCCGGAGACACTATGAAAA GCTGCTTCTGCCATACGAATGCCACTTGAAGGGCATAATGATAGGCAGTGTGCCTCAGCAGCATCAGCCAAAGCCCTACCGCTACAGCAGAGATGATGACGGTGGCCAGAGACCATCCAAACGAAGGTTGTTATCTCTGCAGATGCACCAG GGATCTCACAACTACCAGTCAGACCCATGTGGAAGTCTCTATCCTCAGCATCTACACTACCCTCACTACTATCACCCAAACGACCAAGTTCTGCCACCTTACGCCCCCATGCCACACTCAGGGTTGACACCACATGACTCCACTGTCATCAAGCCCCAATTTCCTTTCCAGCAATCACGTCCAGACTCAACAGATACAGTTAAAGAGCCACTTCAGCAGCTGCGTGACCTGTCAGAGCATTACAAATTCAAAACTGGACTGGTTGAGCCTCTAAATCTGAGTGTGAAAGCATCAAGCCGGGAGTCAAACAGTAACCCAGTCTCATCATTCTCCCCACCTTCATCTAGCAAGAATCCAAAGTTTTTGAACAAACCCTCCTCTCTCTACACTCCTCATCATGCAGGGGTACTGAGAAATGAAGGATGTGAGGCACAAGATGGTGAGTCCAGTGGAGAAGCCACAGCCTCTTCATGTCCCGTGAAAGCACAGGAGGGACATGGCCTCAATACCAAAGCCCTGAAACCTTCAGATAGCCCTGTATATGGTCCTGCTCTGACACTGGAGGTGGATAAAAATGTCtctgaaatgacacaaaaaccCAGTTCCCCAAAAGAGGACTTTGCAACCAGGCCAGCAGGAGACAGAAAGGCAATTTCAGAATTAGGAGGGCTTGGGCTCAGTCATATACTACAAAGTCTCCCTCGACAAAAGGATGGCAAGATGGAGATTGAGGTACCACTGTCTGTGCTCCATAACTGGCTCAAGCTGTACCAGTTCCCTGCCGCAATGCACGAAGTTAAGGAGCTTCCTGATCACGAGGAGCCCTCAGTACAAACGAGGAGGTCTGATTTAGATAATCTCCCCTACAACCTGACATTTCAACTGAATCCCCAACAACAGAGCACCAGCAACAAGTCTCCCCTTTCAGGTGGAATTCTGAAAAATGCATCCAGCCAGAACCTCTGGTCGTTTGAGCAGCAGGACACAGATAAGTCGTACTTAACAGCCAAAGATTTGCAGGATGCCAATAAAAATGAGAGCCTGGCTTTCCCCGATCTGGAGAATTGTGACTCTGGTCCACTCAAACCTCAGCAAGACTTTGCTTCAAAATTTTATGGAGAAAACACAGTCCATGGAGAGACACAGAAAACTAGGATAGTGCCCTCATCTTTGCTAAAGCTGAATTCCAACTCTGCTACTGTGTTGCACTTCACCAATGAGGAGATCATTAAGCTGAAGAAAATAATCTCAAGCTCATCATTAGAATCAGATGACACAAAGACACCAACATCACATTAA